TCAAGGACCAAATCGCAAACCAGTATGATGAAAAGAACGGCGACAGAGGCAAGAAAGACGAAGGAGTTTCGCAAGCTCTGGAAGCCACCGTGGAAAAACCGGCCGCCGAGGCACTCGGCGCTGAAACGGAGGTGACGGCTGCGGAAGCACCTAATGGCGATAAGGCGAAGAAAGCAAAAGGCGGCAAGAAATGACCCACCGAGGTGAAACATGATTCTGCTCAATTGGCTGACCGTCACCGGCCTGCTGCTGTGTCTGTGCGGGGTGGTGATTTTCGCTTTGGGATTCGTCATTCCGAAAGTGCAGGCTCTTGAAGTCGGCGTCGCGCGCATTCCCGGCGAAACCGCGGAAGAAAACCTCGGGCTGCCGGCGGTGTGTGATCGGCGTCGCATGGCGCGGCGGGCGTTGTGGGGACTGCTGTTTCTGGTGGCCGGTTTCATTCTACAGATCATTGGGCATATGCTGCAATGGCCGCTGCCGCAGTGAGTCCGCCGCGCTTGCGCCCAGCGTAATGTCTCAGTTATTGAGGGGGAATTATCATATCATGCTGCAAGTAGCTTGTGGCGATCAAGGACGGAGTTGAAGGTGAACAAGATTTGCAGAATGACTTTTCTTCTCCCGCCAACTGCGGCATTACCGTCAATCAGCTCTTGTGGCTGATAAGAAAACTTCGCATTTTGGATTGAAGATCAAATGGATTCGCGGGCGAAATCTGTGCTAAGCATTGAAGCGGCGCCGCGATCCATTTTTGTCATGTAGCGTGCCAAATTCTATCCATGGAACGCCAGCAAACCGCTCAAACCACTCCCGCCCCTCCTCAGAGGAATGCAACGCAGGCTGTGCAGCCGGTGCCTCCCCAAGCTACGTCCCTGCCGGATTTTTTGGAGATGCAGCAAACCCTCGGCAATCAGGCGGTGCAGCGGCTCTACCGCACTGGCGTTTTGCAGGCCAAGCTGAAAGTCGGCGCGCCCGGGGATAAGTACGAGCAGGAAGCCGACCGCGTAGCCGATCAG
This genomic window from Cytophagia bacterium CHB2 contains:
- a CDS encoding amiloride-sensitive sodium channel family protein, with the protein product MILLNWLTVTGLLLCLCGVVIFALGFVIPKVQALEVGVARIPGETAEENLGLPAVCDRRRMARRALWGLLFLVAGFILQIIGHMLQWPLPQ